In one Lysobacter alkalisoli genomic region, the following are encoded:
- a CDS encoding rhomboid family intramembrane serine protease, translated as MFSNLPPVTKALLIANGLVFLLQVLLGDTGYRTLAPFMLWPPGSDGAFEVGGFLPWQVLTYGFMHGGWMHLFVNMLVLLMFGAPLEHVWGQRRFLNYYLVCVVGAAIFQMGVGVWAMSNGEPPYPTVGASGGVFGLLLAYGMLFPHQRVMLLFPPIPMKARTLVIVYGAIALLLGVSGRQPGVAHFAHLGGMLFGWLMIRYWRGQPPFGGGRKPPGPRRIH; from the coding sequence ATGTTTTCCAACCTTCCCCCCGTCACCAAGGCGCTGCTGATCGCCAATGGACTGGTCTTCCTGCTTCAGGTGTTACTCGGCGATACGGGCTACCGGACGCTCGCGCCGTTCATGCTGTGGCCGCCGGGCAGCGACGGTGCGTTCGAGGTCGGTGGTTTCCTGCCCTGGCAGGTGCTCACCTACGGCTTCATGCATGGCGGCTGGATGCACCTGTTCGTCAACATGCTGGTGCTGCTGATGTTCGGTGCGCCGCTGGAGCACGTCTGGGGCCAGCGCCGTTTCCTCAACTACTACCTGGTCTGCGTCGTCGGTGCGGCGATATTCCAGATGGGCGTGGGCGTGTGGGCGATGTCGAACGGGGAGCCGCCGTATCCGACGGTTGGGGCGTCGGGCGGCGTATTCGGCCTGTTGCTGGCCTACGGCATGCTGTTCCCGCACCAGCGGGTGATGCTGCTGTTCCCGCCGATTCCGATGAAGGCGCGCACGCTGGTGATCGTCTATGGCGCGATCGCACTGCTGCTGGGCGTCAGTGGGCGGCAGCCGGGGGTGGCCCATTTCGCCCATCTTGGCGGCATGCTGTTCGGCTGGCTGATGATCCGCTACTGGCGCGGGCAACCGCCGTTCGGCGGAGGCCGCAAGCCCCCCGGGCCACGACGCATCCATTGA
- a CDS encoding MBL fold metallo-hydrolase RNA specificity domain-containing protein, with protein MQVRFHGAAGEVTGSMHEVLAAGHRLLLDCGMIQGSPEAERRNTDPFPFDPAGLDALLLSHAHIDHIGRVPLLVKRGFRGPIFAQAATADLLPIMLLDAAGIAESEAARFNRKRRRGEPEAVPVYTQQDVNATLALLRPLDYDATTEVLPGVTLTLREAGHILGSCVLELQAEGRTLVFSGDLGPRGAPILRDPATIARADLVLMESTYGDRDHRERAATVNEIGDVLESAWRARGNVMIPAFAVGRTQELLYWFARHWDEWKLERWRIFLDSPMAARVSAVYQRHQSLFDAHARETWASRISPFQLPNLHYTATTEESMAINRIQSGAIVIAGSGMANAGRIVHHLKHNLGRREAHVMFVGYQAAGTLGRRLVERAPWVRIHGRDHRVGAQIHTVGGLSAHAGQQGLIDWYGHIEGHPPLALVHGEDRAREALAGEIGERFGVCAHLARPGDTLEV; from the coding sequence ATGCAGGTACGTTTCCACGGCGCCGCGGGTGAGGTGACCGGTTCGATGCACGAGGTACTCGCCGCCGGGCATCGGCTGCTGCTCGACTGCGGCATGATCCAGGGCAGCCCCGAGGCCGAGCGCCGCAATACGGACCCGTTTCCGTTCGACCCCGCCGGCCTCGATGCGCTGCTGCTGAGCCATGCTCATATCGACCACATCGGCCGGGTGCCGCTGCTGGTCAAGCGCGGCTTCCGCGGTCCGATATTCGCCCAGGCGGCGACTGCGGACCTGCTGCCGATCATGCTGCTGGACGCCGCGGGCATCGCCGAAAGCGAAGCCGCGCGTTTCAACCGCAAGCGCCGCCGCGGCGAGCCCGAGGCGGTCCCTGTGTACACACAGCAGGACGTGAACGCCACACTCGCCCTGTTGCGCCCGCTCGACTATGACGCCACCACCGAGGTGCTGCCGGGCGTGACCCTGACCCTGCGCGAGGCCGGCCACATCCTCGGCTCCTGCGTGCTGGAGCTGCAGGCCGAAGGCAGGACGCTGGTGTTCTCGGGCGACCTCGGTCCCAGGGGCGCGCCGATCCTGCGCGACCCGGCCACGATCGCCCGCGCCGATCTGGTGCTGATGGAATCGACCTATGGCGACCGCGACCACCGCGAGCGGGCCGCGACCGTCAACGAGATCGGCGACGTCCTGGAGTCGGCATGGCGCGCCCGCGGCAACGTGATGATTCCGGCGTTCGCGGTCGGCCGCACCCAGGAACTGCTGTACTGGTTCGCGCGTCATTGGGACGAATGGAAGCTCGAGCGCTGGCGGATCTTTCTCGACAGTCCGATGGCGGCGCGGGTTTCGGCGGTGTACCAGCGGCACCAGTCCCTGTTCGACGCCCATGCACGCGAAACCTGGGCGTCCCGCATCAGTCCGTTCCAGCTGCCCAACCTGCATTACACCGCCACCACCGAGGAATCGATGGCGATCAACCGGATCCAGTCCGGCGCGATAGTGATTGCCGGCAGCGGCATGGCCAATGCCGGCCGCATCGTCCATCACCTCAAGCACAACCTCGGCCGGCGCGAAGCGCACGTGATGTTCGTCGGCTACCAGGCCGCCGGCACGCTCGGCCGCCGCCTGGTGGAGCGCGCGCCGTGGGTGCGCATCCACGGCCGCGACCACCGGGTCGGTGCCCAGATCCATACCGTCGGCGGGTTGTCCGCGCATGCCGGCCAGCAGGGCCTGATCGACTGGTACGGCCACATCGAAGGGCATCCCCCGCTGGCCCTGGTACATGGCGAGGATCGCGCGCGCGAAGCCCTGGCCGGCGAGATCGGCGAGCGGTTCGGCGTGTGCGCCCACCTCGCCCGCCCCGGCGACACGCTGGAGGTCTGA
- a CDS encoding M13 family metallopeptidase, giving the protein MLLSLAIAAAVSACGQSPAPADTASSAGTGGITLDESTLPPVNRFLASDLDSSKDACTDFGGYVNGQWLAANEIPGDRTSWGAFEMLAERSLAVQRQIAEQAAADTDATGVKKIVGDFWATGMDADKINAQGIEPIQGVLAEIDALDGQEAIAGFLRDSAAKGQFYVFGFGPEADFKNSSMNIAYAFQGGLGLPDKTYYEDADKADKLEAYQAHVAKVLELSGVPADDAAEQAADVVAFEKRLAKVSKSQKEMSRDVSLYYNPVSPADADKLAPNFPWTRFFESQGLQAPEMFSLAVPAFHEEISRMLADVPAGQWRSYLRFHAVDGASPYLSDAFVEENFNFYNKTLRGQKELKERGKRVLGTIESGAGEALGQLYVDVAFSPESKSRMQELVGHLSDALKVRIENLAWMGDETKAKAMEKWASFTPKIGYPDKWRDWSGLETSRDSYIGNVLAAIEFNHKHELSKVGEPVDKTEWGMSPQTVNAYYNPLQNEIVFPAAILQPPFFDLEADDPLNYGGIGAVIGHEMTHGYDDQGSRFGPDGNFVPDPGWWTQKDFDSFKGLTDQLVKQFDGYKATDDQHVDGKLTLGENIADLGGLATAYDAMKAAAGDSEDPMIDGMTRDQRFFANWATVWRRNFTPEELKVRLATDPHAPANFRAIGAPSNLPAFAAAFECRPGQPMVRSGDDQVVIW; this is encoded by the coding sequence GTGCTGCTGTCGCTCGCCATTGCCGCTGCCGTCTCGGCCTGTGGCCAGTCGCCGGCGCCTGCCGATACCGCCTCCAGCGCCGGCACGGGCGGGATCACCCTCGACGAAAGCACCCTGCCGCCGGTCAACCGCTTCCTCGCCAGCGACCTGGACAGCAGCAAGGACGCCTGCACCGACTTCGGCGGCTACGTCAACGGTCAGTGGCTGGCCGCCAATGAAATTCCGGGCGACCGCACCTCCTGGGGCGCGTTCGAGATGCTGGCCGAGCGCTCGCTGGCGGTGCAGCGCCAGATCGCTGAACAGGCCGCGGCCGACACCGACGCCACCGGGGTGAAGAAGATCGTCGGCGACTTCTGGGCCACCGGCATGGACGCGGACAAGATCAACGCGCAGGGGATCGAGCCGATCCAGGGCGTACTGGCCGAGATCGACGCGCTGGACGGCCAGGAGGCGATCGCCGGCTTCCTGCGCGACAGCGCCGCCAAGGGCCAGTTCTACGTGTTCGGCTTCGGACCCGAGGCCGACTTCAAGAACTCGTCGATGAACATCGCCTACGCCTTCCAGGGTGGCCTGGGCCTGCCCGACAAGACCTACTACGAGGACGCCGACAAGGCCGACAAGCTGGAGGCCTACCAGGCCCACGTCGCCAAGGTGCTCGAACTGTCAGGCGTGCCGGCCGATGACGCAGCAGAACAGGCCGCCGACGTGGTCGCGTTCGAAAAGCGCCTGGCCAAGGTGTCCAAGTCGCAGAAGGAGATGTCGCGCGACGTCTCGCTGTACTACAACCCGGTGTCGCCGGCCGACGCCGACAAGCTGGCGCCGAACTTCCCGTGGACCCGCTTCTTCGAGTCGCAGGGCCTGCAGGCGCCGGAGATGTTCTCGCTGGCGGTGCCGGCGTTCCATGAGGAGATCAGCCGGATGCTGGCCGACGTGCCGGCCGGCCAGTGGCGCAGCTATCTGCGCTTCCATGCCGTGGACGGTGCCTCGCCCTACCTCTCCGACGCCTTCGTCGAGGAGAACTTCAACTTCTACAACAAGACCCTGCGTGGCCAGAAAGAACTGAAGGAGCGCGGCAAGCGCGTACTCGGCACGATTGAAAGCGGCGCTGGCGAGGCGCTGGGCCAGCTGTACGTGGACGTGGCGTTCTCGCCCGAGTCCAAGAGCCGCATGCAGGAACTGGTCGGCCACCTGAGCGATGCGCTCAAGGTCCGTATCGAGAACCTGGCCTGGATGGGCGACGAGACCAAGGCCAAGGCGATGGAGAAATGGGCGAGCTTCACCCCGAAGATCGGCTATCCCGACAAATGGCGCGACTGGAGCGGCCTTGAAACCAGCCGTGACAGCTACATCGGCAACGTGCTGGCAGCAATCGAATTCAACCACAAGCACGAACTCTCCAAGGTCGGCGAGCCGGTCGACAAGACCGAATGGGGCATGAGCCCGCAGACGGTCAACGCCTACTACAACCCGCTGCAGAACGAGATCGTGTTCCCGGCCGCGATCCTGCAGCCACCGTTCTTCGACCTCGAAGCCGACGACCCGCTCAACTACGGCGGCATCGGTGCGGTGATCGGCCATGAGATGACCCACGGCTACGACGACCAGGGCAGCCGCTTCGGGCCCGATGGCAATTTCGTGCCGGACCCGGGCTGGTGGACGCAGAAGGATTTCGACTCGTTCAAGGGCCTGACCGACCAGTTGGTCAAGCAGTTCGATGGCTACAAGGCGACCGACGACCAGCACGTCGACGGCAAGCTGACTCTGGGCGAGAACATCGCCGACCTCGGCGGCCTGGCAACGGCCTACGACGCGATGAAGGCCGCCGCCGGCGACAGCGAGGATCCGATGATCGACGGCATGACCCGCGACCAGCGCTTCTTCGCCAACTGGGCCACGGTGTGGCGCCGCAATTTCACCCCGGAAGAGCTCAAGGTGCGCCTGGCCACCGATCCGCATGCGCCGGCCAACTTCCGCGCGATCGGCGCGCCGTCCAACCTGCCGGCCTTTGCCGCCGCGTTCGAGTGCAGGCCCGGCCAGCCGATGGTCCGCAGCGGCGACGACCAGGTGGTGATCTGGTAG
- a CDS encoding MGMT family protein, whose translation MWRVIESKLRTGRFLSWPGPYATAMGADDTVIRILATIRAIPRGEVAGYGEVARRAGLPGRARLVARLLSHNDDPSLPWHRVLRSDGRIALPEGSPGFLEQCQRLRAEGLRVENGRVIGAKARATFDEQVWGPPD comes from the coding sequence ATGTGGCGGGTGATCGAGTCGAAATTGCGCACGGGACGGTTCCTGTCGTGGCCTGGACCGTATGCTACCGCGATGGGCGCCGATGACACCGTGATTCGCATCCTTGCCACGATCCGGGCCATCCCGCGGGGCGAGGTCGCCGGCTATGGCGAGGTCGCACGTCGCGCCGGCCTGCCCGGGCGGGCGCGCCTGGTGGCGCGGCTGCTCAGCCACAACGACGACCCGTCGCTGCCCTGGCACCGGGTGCTGCGCTCGGACGGACGGATTGCGTTGCCGGAGGGTTCGCCCGGCTTCCTGGAACAGTGCCAGCGGCTGCGCGCGGAAGGACTGCGGGTCGAGAACGGGCGGGTGATCGGCGCGAAGGCGCGGGCGACGTTCGACGAGCAGGTCTGGGGCCCGCCCGACTGA
- a CDS encoding M13 family metallopeptidase: MSAPRASFPRSTSLFPARPLICTLTLCLAAAMAAPAGAQGKPPVACADFYGNANATWLQTHPLAAGQGSVSAMGELGGRARQQQIDLLQAAMQSPQGNVQKLLGDFWASGLDEAAVERDGSKPIAPLLDRINAIRRSKDIAPAIAALHQVGIPVVFNFGADVDLSDLDRHIGYFSQGGTGLVDPAWYSRDDEDTRTVRTQYGKYVEQILALTGTPANKLEAEAQQVIDLETRIARASRPLQDLRNPRNNYAPVTVDGLDRQYRNLKLNEFLQVQGVSDDTVSIANPALFAELDKLVDSLKPAQWKTYLQWRVGDAMAPYLTKSFRDASFDFRGRVLEGRSAPAPREQQVLDAINLAAGPMLGREYAARYLGADNRARAEGIVTQVKATMRSALERNPRFGDQAKAVALAKLDNLKVAIGTPSRELDYNVQPMGRGSFGGNMLIASTWRHASEMSRIGTADNRRWGMLPQTPALAYDIAQNRLVITAAMLQPPAFDLGKDDAWLYGSFGALVGHELSHAVDNRGRLVDDKLEVRDWWTAHETNGWQALANRVAAQYSTLPYPSLQGVKVNGQQTVDKNIADLTGMELAWATFSAAQPNANRQTKESFFQGWASLWAQQLSAEAATEQASTSVHAPGQWRTNGPLANLDAFGATYGCRVGAVMRNTPDNRITVLP; this comes from the coding sequence ATGTCCGCTCCGCGCGCTTCATTCCCACGCTCCACTTCACTCTTTCCTGCCCGCCCCCTCATCTGCACCCTGACGCTGTGCCTGGCCGCCGCCATGGCGGCACCCGCCGGCGCCCAGGGCAAGCCCCCGGTCGCCTGCGCGGACTTCTACGGCAATGCCAACGCAACCTGGCTGCAGACACACCCGCTGGCCGCTGGACAGGGCAGCGTCTCGGCGATGGGCGAACTTGGCGGTCGTGCCCGCCAGCAGCAGATCGACCTGCTGCAGGCCGCGATGCAGTCGCCGCAAGGCAACGTGCAGAAGCTGCTGGGCGACTTCTGGGCCAGCGGCCTGGACGAGGCCGCGGTCGAGCGCGACGGTTCGAAACCGATCGCGCCACTGCTCGATCGCATCAACGCCATCCGCCGCAGCAAGGACATCGCTCCGGCGATCGCCGCCCTGCACCAGGTCGGCATCCCGGTGGTGTTCAATTTCGGTGCCGATGTCGATCTGTCCGACCTCGACCGCCATATCGGCTACTTCAGCCAGGGCGGCACCGGTCTGGTCGATCCGGCCTGGTACAGCCGCGACGATGAAGACACCCGCACCGTGCGGACGCAGTACGGCAAGTACGTCGAGCAGATCCTGGCGCTGACCGGCACCCCGGCCAACAAGCTCGAGGCCGAAGCACAACAGGTCATCGACCTGGAGACCCGCATCGCCCGTGCCTCGCGTCCGCTGCAGGACCTGCGCAACCCGCGCAACAATTACGCTCCGGTCACCGTGGACGGGCTCGACAGGCAATACCGGAACCTCAAGCTCAACGAGTTCCTGCAGGTTCAGGGCGTCAGCGACGACACCGTCTCGATCGCCAACCCGGCACTGTTCGCCGAACTCGACAAACTGGTCGACAGCCTGAAGCCGGCGCAGTGGAAGACCTACCTGCAGTGGCGGGTCGGCGATGCGATGGCGCCATACCTGACGAAATCCTTCCGCGATGCCAGCTTCGACTTCCGCGGCCGGGTGCTTGAAGGCCGCAGCGCGCCGGCGCCGCGCGAACAGCAGGTGCTCGATGCGATCAACCTCGCCGCCGGTCCGATGCTCGGCCGCGAGTACGCCGCACGCTACCTCGGAGCCGACAACCGGGCCCGCGCCGAAGGCATCGTCACCCAGGTCAAGGCGACCATGCGTTCGGCGCTCGAGCGCAACCCGCGCTTCGGCGATCAGGCCAAGGCGGTGGCGCTGGCCAAGCTCGACAATCTCAAGGTCGCGATCGGAACCCCCAGCCGCGAACTGGACTACAACGTGCAGCCGATGGGCCGCGGCAGCTTCGGCGGCAACATGCTGATTGCCTCGACCTGGCGCCACGCCTCCGAGATGAGCCGCATCGGCACTGCCGACAACCGCCGCTGGGGCATGCTGCCGCAGACCCCGGCACTGGCCTACGACATCGCCCAGAACCGCCTGGTCATCACCGCCGCGATGCTGCAGCCGCCGGCGTTCGACCTCGGCAAGGACGACGCCTGGCTGTACGGCTCGTTCGGCGCCCTGGTCGGCCACGAGCTGAGCCATGCCGTCGACAACCGCGGACGCCTGGTCGACGACAAGCTGGAAGTGCGCGACTGGTGGACCGCCCACGAGACCAATGGCTGGCAGGCATTGGCCAACCGGGTCGCGGCACAGTACTCCACCCTGCCCTACCCATCCCTGCAGGGCGTGAAGGTCAACGGCCAGCAGACCGTGGACAAGAACATCGCCGATCTCACCGGCATGGAGCTGGCCTGGGCCACGTTCAGTGCCGCACAGCCGAACGCCAACCGCCAGACCAAGGAGTCGTTCTTCCAGGGTTGGGCCTCGCTGTGGGCGCAGCAGCTCAGTGCCGAAGCGGCAACCGAGCAGGCATCGACCAGCGTCCATGCCCCCGGGCAATGGCGCACCAACGGCCCGCTGGCCAACCTCGACGCCTTCGGTGCGACCTACGGCTGCCGGGTCGGCGCGGTGATGCGCAACACGCCGGACAACCGCATCACCGTCCTGCCCTGA
- a CDS encoding hemolysin family protein translates to MLELSIVLALIALNGFFAMSEMALVTSRKSRLKQMSEEPGRTSRGAAVALSLAEHPDNLLSTVQIGITLIGILTGLFGGEGIGLLIAGWLQGVWPTAADYARPIGIGTAVGLITAGTVILGELVPKRLALTNPEAIASVVAIPLNALSRLARPVVATLGAINRGVLRLFGIRDDARSAISEEEIRLLVSESHEQGVIDADERKMVHRVLGLGDRTAESLMTPRPRIVWLDAEAPFKRNLATMRETPFSRYPVYKGDDSEVLGIIEAKSLLDALEHPGVPRMFERLREALFVSESTHAFKLLEIFREEQQSLALVVDEYGDVTGLVTVNDLLGAVIGRIQGSESEAGDAPVVQRDDGSWLLDGSLSLDDLRELVDGTRLPIEDEPDFHTAAGMVISHFGRIPHIGEYLDWDRWRIEVVDLDGPRIDKLLLQPLSSHDKDDDDDI, encoded by the coding sequence ATGCTTGAACTGAGCATCGTCCTCGCCCTGATCGCCCTCAACGGCTTCTTCGCGATGTCGGAGATGGCCCTGGTGACCTCGCGCAAATCGCGCCTGAAGCAGATGTCCGAGGAACCCGGCCGGACCAGCCGTGGCGCCGCGGTCGCACTTTCGCTGGCCGAGCACCCGGACAACCTGCTGTCCACGGTCCAGATCGGCATCACCCTGATCGGCATCCTGACCGGCCTGTTCGGCGGCGAGGGCATCGGCCTGCTGATCGCCGGCTGGCTGCAGGGCGTGTGGCCAACGGCGGCCGACTACGCGCGCCCGATCGGCATTGGCACTGCGGTCGGCCTGATCACCGCCGGTACGGTGATCCTCGGCGAACTGGTGCCCAAGCGGCTGGCGCTGACCAACCCCGAAGCGATCGCCAGCGTGGTCGCGATCCCGCTCAATGCCCTGTCCCGGCTGGCCAGGCCGGTGGTGGCCACGCTCGGTGCGATCAATCGTGGCGTACTGCGCCTGTTCGGCATCCGCGACGATGCCCGCTCGGCGATCAGCGAGGAGGAAATCCGCCTGCTGGTCAGCGAGAGTCACGAGCAGGGGGTGATCGACGCCGACGAACGCAAGATGGTCCATCGCGTACTCGGCCTCGGCGACCGCACTGCCGAGAGCCTGATGACCCCACGCCCGCGGATCGTCTGGCTGGATGCCGAGGCCCCCTTCAAGCGCAATCTGGCGACGATGCGCGAGACCCCGTTCTCGCGCTACCCGGTCTACAAGGGCGACGACAGCGAGGTGCTCGGGATCATCGAGGCCAAGTCGCTGCTCGACGCGCTCGAACACCCCGGCGTGCCCCGGATGTTCGAGCGCCTGCGCGAGGCGCTGTTCGTGTCCGAGTCCACCCATGCCTTCAAGCTGCTGGAGATCTTCCGCGAAGAGCAACAGTCGCTGGCGCTGGTGGTCGACGAGTACGGCGACGTCACCGGCCTGGTCACGGTCAACGATCTGCTCGGCGCGGTGATCGGGCGCATCCAGGGCAGCGAGTCCGAGGCCGGCGACGCCCCGGTGGTGCAGCGCGACGACGGCAGCTGGCTGCTCGACGGCAGCCTGTCGCTGGACGACCTGCGCGAACTGGTCGACGGCACGCGCCTGCCAATCGAGGACGAGCCGGACTTCCACACCGCCGCCGGCATGGTGATCAGCCACTTCGGCCGCATCCCCCACATCGGCGAGTACCTGGACTGGGACCGCTGGCGGATCGAGGTCGTCGACCTGGATGGTCCACGCATCGACAAGCTGTTGTTGCAGCCGCTCTCCAGCCACGACAAGGACGACGATGACGACATCTGA
- a CDS encoding exopolysaccharide biosynthesis protein, protein MTTSDPESDPDDRADPAPLEGLPPPKRVSEAGTRALLDAFAVGDPDTILRLGDVFAGLGKRSFGMLLFIATLPAFVPIPGFGAVSGPLAMLLGAQLMIGLRKPWLPGFISRRGPTRHSMVRFRNRLSPWLTRLEKVVRPRASFLLDHRLASIVTGLLLILLGVLLSLPIPFTNLLFGALLLLFALALIERDGYLMAVAWVIGGVAVAVFGILSGSLAAMAADGLQMLGFGQATG, encoded by the coding sequence ATGACGACATCTGACCCCGAATCTGACCCCGACGATCGCGCCGATCCCGCGCCACTGGAAGGTCTGCCGCCACCGAAGCGGGTGTCCGAGGCCGGCACCCGCGCCCTGCTCGACGCCTTCGCGGTCGGCGATCCGGACACCATCCTGCGCCTGGGCGACGTGTTCGCCGGACTGGGCAAACGCTCGTTCGGAATGTTGCTGTTCATCGCCACCCTGCCCGCCTTCGTCCCGATCCCGGGCTTCGGAGCGGTCAGCGGGCCGTTGGCGATGCTGCTTGGCGCGCAGCTGATGATCGGCCTGCGCAAACCATGGCTGCCGGGCTTCATCTCCCGTCGTGGACCGACCCGCCATTCGATGGTGCGTTTTCGCAACCGGTTGTCGCCCTGGCTGACGCGACTGGAAAAGGTGGTGCGCCCACGCGCCTCGTTCCTGCTCGACCATCGCCTCGCCAGCATCGTCACCGGCCTGCTGTTGATCCTGCTCGGAGTGCTGCTGTCGCTGCCAATCCCGTTCACCAACCTCCTGTTCGGCGCCCTGTTGCTGCTGTTCGCGCTGGCACTGATCGAACGCGACGGTTACCTGATGGCCGTCGCCTGGGTCATCGGCGGCGTCGCGGTGGCGGTGTTCGGAATACTGTCCGGCAGCCTCGCGGCGATGGCCGCCGACGGGCTGCAGATGCTGGGGTTCGGCCAGGCGACGGGATGA
- a CDS encoding inorganic phosphate transporter — protein sequence MLTLVLIVVLAALIFEYINGFHDTANSIATVVATKVLSPMQAVGLAAGMNLLGALAGTAVAKTIASGLIDVGVVEVGSQMILCALLGGIIWNLITWWLGLPSSSSHALIGGLCGAALAAASNNFEAIIWSQPAEPLYRSAGVLWKVIVPMVSSPVLGFAAGFMVMGVLFFIISMMAHSGGRLARIARPRWVNSLFGKAQLVSAAGMGFAHGLNDAQKVMGIIALTLFSAQAAGTLDDLPRWLGFLHPSENAMANQDIDLWIKVTCAIVMAAGTAAGGWRIIKTLGHKLVKLHPIHGFAAETSAASVIMGASVLGIPVSTTHNISSAIMGVGTAKRLNAIKWTVVEKMIWAWILTIPASGGIAYLSFMGMRSLGWV from the coding sequence ATGTTGACGCTTGTACTGATTGTCGTCCTGGCCGCGCTCATCTTCGAGTACATCAACGGCTTCCACGACACCGCCAACTCGATCGCGACCGTGGTCGCGACCAAGGTGCTGTCGCCGATGCAGGCGGTCGGCCTGGCGGCCGGCATGAACCTGCTCGGCGCGCTGGCCGGCACTGCAGTGGCCAAGACCATCGCCTCGGGCCTGATCGACGTTGGCGTGGTCGAGGTCGGCTCGCAGATGATCCTGTGCGCGCTGCTCGGCGGCATCATCTGGAACCTGATCACCTGGTGGCTGGGCCTGCCGTCGTCGTCCTCGCACGCGCTGATCGGCGGCCTGTGTGGCGCGGCGCTGGCGGCGGCGTCGAACAATTTCGAGGCGATCATCTGGTCGCAGCCGGCCGAGCCGCTCTACAGGAGCGCCGGCGTGCTGTGGAAGGTGATCGTGCCGATGGTCAGCTCGCCGGTACTGGGCTTCGCAGCCGGCTTCATGGTCATGGGCGTGCTGTTCTTCATCATTTCGATGATGGCGCACAGTGGCGGCCGGCTGGCGCGGATCGCACGACCGCGCTGGGTCAACAGCCTCTTCGGCAAGGCACAGCTGGTCAGTGCCGCCGGCATGGGCTTCGCGCACGGCCTCAACGATGCGCAGAAGGTCATGGGCATCATCGCCCTGACCCTGTTCAGCGCGCAGGCTGCCGGCACCCTGGACGACCTGCCGCGCTGGCTGGGCTTCCTGCACCCCTCCGAGAACGCGATGGCCAACCAGGACATCGACCTGTGGATCAAGGTCACCTGTGCGATCGTGATGGCGGCCGGCACTGCGGCCGGCGGCTGGCGAATCATCAAGACCCTGGGCCACAAGCTGGTCAAGCTGCACCCGATCCACGGCTTTGCCGCCGAGACCAGTGCCGCATCGGTGATCATGGGCGCGTCCGTGCTCGGCATCCCTGTCTCGACCACCCACAACATCTCCTCGGCGATCATGGGTGTGGGCACCGCCAAGCGCCTGAATGCGATCAAATGGACGGTGGTCGAGAAGATGATCTGGGCGTGGATCCTGACCATCCCCGCCTCGGGCGGTATCGCCTACCTGAGCTTCATGGGCATGCGTTCGCTGGGGTGGGTGTAA
- a CDS encoding DUF47 domain-containing protein encodes MFSLQTIFGQGNQFYTLLEEAAAAAHDSAKALHAMLKEADRQPALDAFKLARQRERDVSIQLSQELVDSFIIPIEREDIESLASALHKIPKQIEKFADRYALATQHLEHIDFAPRAAMLEQAAEVVVKMVRQLRNLKLEPMKALSDELRALENDADRLMLELYRDIYSGKLDHMQMFLLKEFFEILEKAIDRCREAGVVAYQIVLKNS; translated from the coding sequence ATGTTCTCCCTGCAAACCATCTTCGGCCAAGGCAACCAGTTCTATACCCTGCTGGAGGAGGCCGCCGCCGCCGCCCACGACAGCGCCAAGGCCCTGCACGCGATGCTGAAGGAAGCCGACCGGCAGCCGGCGCTGGACGCTTTCAAGTTGGCCCGCCAGCGCGAGCGCGACGTCTCGATCCAGCTGAGCCAGGAACTGGTCGACAGTTTCATCATTCCGATCGAGCGGGAGGACATCGAATCGCTGGCCTCGGCCCTGCACAAGATCCCCAAGCAGATCGAAAAGTTCGCCGACCGTTATGCACTGGCGACCCAGCACCTGGAGCACATCGATTTCGCTCCGCGCGCGGCGATGCTGGAGCAGGCCGCGGAGGTGGTGGTGAAGATGGTCCGCCAGTTGCGCAACCTGAAACTGGAACCGATGAAGGCGCTCAGCGACGAGTTGCGCGCGCTGGAGAACGATGCCGACCGGCTGATGCTGGAGCTGTACCGCGACATTTATTCGGGCAAGCTCGACCACATGCAGATGTTCCTGCTCAAGGAGTTCTTCGAGATCCTGGAAAAGGCCATCGACCGTTGCCGCGAAGCCGGGGTCGTGGCCTACCAGATCGTGCTGAAGAATTCGTAA